The proteins below are encoded in one region of Fibrella aestuarina BUZ 2:
- the rocD gene encoding ornithine--oxo-acid transaminase: MTTTTLITSLAEQAIQLEDQYGAHNYHPLPVVLTRGEGVFVWDVDGRRYYDFLSAYSAVSQGHCHPRIIKALIEQAGRLTLTSRAFHNDQLGKAEKYLCEYFGFDKVLMMNSGVEAGETALKLTRKWAYKVKGIAQDQAKTVYATGNFWGRTLAAISSSTDPSSTNDYGPLLPGYVLVPYDDLAALEATFAADPNIAGFMVEPIQGEAGVLVPSDGYLRGVRALCTQYNVLFIADEVQTGIGRTGRRLACDHEDVKPDILVLGKALSGGVMPVSAVLASDEIMLTIRPGEHGSTFGGNPLGCAVAVAALDVVRDERLAENAEAMGQLFRSRLNALAAETDLIRQVRGKGLLNAIVISERPEFGEETAWELCLRFRDNGLLCKPTHGDKIRFAPPLVITEAQMNEACDIIEQTIRAF, encoded by the coding sequence ACAACTACCATCCGCTACCCGTTGTCTTGACGCGGGGCGAGGGAGTGTTTGTGTGGGATGTGGACGGGCGGCGTTATTACGATTTCCTGTCGGCCTACAGTGCTGTTAGTCAGGGCCATTGCCATCCACGTATTATCAAGGCCCTGATTGAACAGGCCGGGCGGCTGACGCTCACGTCGCGGGCGTTTCATAACGATCAGTTGGGCAAGGCCGAGAAATACCTCTGCGAGTATTTTGGCTTTGATAAGGTGCTAATGATGAACTCAGGCGTGGAAGCTGGCGAAACGGCCCTGAAACTGACGCGAAAATGGGCCTACAAAGTGAAAGGTATCGCGCAGGACCAGGCCAAAACGGTTTACGCAACCGGCAATTTCTGGGGACGTACGCTCGCCGCCATTTCGTCGTCGACCGATCCCAGCAGCACCAACGACTACGGCCCCCTGTTGCCTGGGTACGTCTTGGTGCCTTATGATGACCTCGCTGCGCTGGAAGCTACGTTTGCTGCCGACCCGAACATTGCCGGTTTCATGGTCGAGCCCATTCAGGGCGAAGCGGGCGTATTGGTACCCTCCGATGGTTACCTGCGCGGGGTACGGGCCCTTTGCACCCAATACAATGTCCTTTTCATTGCCGACGAGGTGCAAACGGGCATCGGCCGTACGGGACGCCGCCTTGCCTGCGACCACGAAGACGTGAAACCCGATATTCTGGTACTGGGGAAAGCACTGTCGGGTGGGGTTATGCCCGTATCGGCCGTGCTGGCGTCTGACGAAATCATGCTGACGATCCGGCCTGGTGAACACGGCAGCACCTTTGGCGGCAACCCGCTGGGCTGTGCGGTAGCCGTAGCGGCGCTCGACGTGGTGCGCGACGAGCGATTGGCGGAGAATGCCGAGGCGATGGGCCAACTCTTCCGCAGCCGACTAAACGCGCTGGCGGCCGAAACCGATCTGATCCGTCAGGTACGTGGCAAAGGGTTGCTCAACGCCATTGTCATCAGTGAGCGCCCCGAGTTTGGGGAAGAAACGGCCTGGGAGCTTTGCCTCCGCTTCCGCGACAACGGGCTGCTTTGCAAACCCACCCATGGTGACAAGATCCGTTTTGCCCCACCGCTCGTGATTACCGAAGCCCAGATGAACGAGGCCTGCGACATTATCGAGCAAACCATCCGGGCTTTCTAA